The following is a genomic window from Anopheles aquasalis chromosome 3, idAnoAquaMG_Q_19, whole genome shotgun sequence.
TTGACCGCCGTCGTGACTTATCCGTTCTAGGCGTTATCTTGATCGGTGTGAACCGGGAAATTATGTAACTCCGTGGCACTgaggatcaccaccaccgtggcctcGAAGTGGAGAGacatgcaccatcatcatcatcatatcatGCCACACTCGGTACGCGCCCAGCGACAGGTGGGGTGTGTGCTAATTGGATTAATTTTAGCCCTGGATTACTTGGATGCGCGTGATGGATTGATCGGTTCGCGCGGGTTGTATCAATTTCAGCTAAAATCAAGCCCACAAAGTATGGGTATGGTATTCCAGGAGGTGCCTTCTTCGGGTTGCCGTCATTACGACGGGTTGCTATAAAATAATCAAGTCAACATTGAAACCAGTGTTAACACGGATGGCCCCAGAATAATGTGTCGTTAAACGCCGTCATATTCCATCGGGACCGAACAAACGTTTGCCTAACTTTTTAGCGGCCACATGCGCTGGGAAACGGCACGATGATGTTCTGTTTCCAGCTCCGTGTAATCATCAGCGCGCGGGCGTCACCGTGGGTACCGGAAAATCAATACCTTTCTCATTGACCGGCCCGATTGTCTATATTTAGACTATTTTCATGGAAAACTCCAGAATCTGCCAACAGTAATTTCCATTCttattctctctccctctctcgctctctttcacgTCAACACACGAACTGTAGAACTGTTTTCGCTGTTCGCTAGATGCACACCGTCGATTCCACGGATCGATAATCACGCGCTGACCATGACCATGAAACACACTTCTCCCGAAGGAAGGCCCCGGAGGCTGATTCTGAACTGCAACTTACCGTATACCCGGCCGACCCACTGGCCAACACGGTCGTCGTCTGGTACTGGTAGTCAACCTCGATGTGGCCATCGCTGTAGCGCACATTGGGCGAGAGAACTTTTAACTCCGCGGACGACATCCTGGTGCGgtaggacgatgacgacgatggtgttcCTTCACGGTTCCGTTGTTTGGTGGCACTTGCTACTTTACACACGCGCGGTCACGCTTAGCAATCTCGTAACAGCCTGCGAGGAGTCGCTCTAAAAATCAGaaatccaaaaaccaaacccaaaggCACGGATCGGATCAaagaacgctgctgctgctgctgctgctgctgctgcctactggtgttgctgttgtatcCAGgtagacgacgacgccgctgCTAACGAAGGATGCGTTGCTTTCCACGCGGAGTGTACAAGTGTACCCGATTCCGATCCGACACCGGCAAATATACGCGCGTTCTCGGCTCCACGGCGATGATGCGgctgtgcgagtgcgagtcgTGTTGGTCGAGGCCTTCCactctccccctcctccccttcgTGGTCCACTGTTTATCAGCTCCTTGCTCTCGGCAACGGTTGCTTCGGTTGCGCCCGAGAGCTCGTGCCTTTTGATGCTCGTTTGAATGCGTTCCAGAAGAGTGATGCATTCCAGGATGTAGTTGGTTAATTATTCAAAAGCTGTTTCAATTTTGTGCGCATTGATTTAAATGTTGCCACAGAGTAGCAATGGATCTTCCCATCATCAGCTCCACGAACCGTATGCTAAACAGGCCCCAAAATAATGACCTTGATCTTGTCCTGACCTCTTCTCCGGGTACAGCCAGGTGTGCAGTTCGTACGATGCACTCAGCCCACTAGCCTGCTaggctgcctgcctgtgtcatcctcatcatcatcgacatcggtgTTGGGctcatgaataaattaatcGTTAATTGATGTCCGGTCCTATTTCGGTTACTACCATGCACGTGTGTGCGGTGGTCCGTTGGGAAGCGGTTATGAATAAAtttacaaccaaaaaaaaaaaaagaaacaggttCGCGCCATGCCATACCACCCTGCAACGCGTCTAACGGAGCAGCATCCGATCGGAGCAAAATCGTTTTAATTCAGAAACCGATCAGTTCAACTCCAACGAGCCCGAAAGTGGGCTGGTTGATAAGTTCCCGGGAAAAAGGGCGAGTACCTGTTGGCTACGCGCCCCCGTGACATCACCAAGGGATGCATGTTTCGCTAATTCACGATGCAAATGTTgatccgtgtgtccgtgtggcACAAGTCAAGTGATCTCGATCCACGCGGAGGCTAATACGCTAATCATTTACGCAAGCAAAACCCTATCACCACGGCACCTGTGGGAAATGCAGCAATTAGTAAAACAATTGGCATCTTTCCAAACGGGTTCACGTGGCGGTTCCCCCGATACACTCGTCGATCTCATGTTATTCTTCGTTCTGTTGGTGGTCTAATTAGTACAAATCTGATAAGATGTTAAAcggagttgttttttttttctcttgatAAAAATTCAATCTTATAGTTTATTTCAAATCAACATCTTTTCACTGAAGAAAAGCGTAGTTCTTACACAACACGTAGCCCTGCGTGTTAATTCAATACATCCTTTGCCATTATCTGTGGCGATGCGGGTTAATAGCATCCAATACCAATTCCAGCTTCGGCTGgaagatcgcgatcacgattaTTGGGGTCCAGAAGGGGGCGGTTGTCGTACTGAAGCGAAGGGATTCGGTAGCATGGTGGGATTGTTGGACTGTTGGGCTGAACCTTGCGTTTGCTGCGGTTGTCGATGGTGGTCAGATTGGTTCAAGTTATGATGCCAACTGTATCCCGATGGGCGCCGCGGGTAATTGTTTCTCCGGTAGTTTCCTGTGGGACGCCTAAACTGGCCCCTCGGTTGTTGGTACGATCGTTGATACTGCTGTTGGTACTGCTGTGGGTTTTGTTGCGGCTGGACATGCTGTCCCGAGGGGTCCTTCGCTTTGGCACCCTTTTTGTGGCCCTTTTTGGCATACCGTTCGGATTCATCATCCGAATACTCGACCATATTTGGCGGTGGCTCATTATCATTCATCCAGCTTGCATCCGAACCCTTCATTCGCATCAACTCCGACAGAATGATGAACGAAGTGTGCTCGGTGCGCGGTGCACAGAACACCTCCATTCCAACGGTGATGTTTTTGGCCAGCACCTCCTGGTTCGAGTTGAACAGGACGCAGTAGATCGGTCGGTTCACCTGTCCGATGACGTCAAAAATTTTGCCCAAAGTTCGCTTTCCGCGTTCCAGAAACAGAACGGTCTCCAGATTAAGTAGCTCCACACCCGGTTCCGACTGCACCAGCACGATCTGGGCGACAATCGAATCGATACGGCCAATTGGTTTACATTCTTCCTCCGGAACCGTGATCGTTAGCTCCTCGATCGGTGGCAATTCGTGCAACAGGATTTCTCCTTTCGTACGAAGCGGACCAGCCTTGGCGgtgctctcttcttcttcatcatcggaCGACACGGCACTGCAAAGCGGGAAATCGTGAAATAGAGTTAGTAAAAGGAACTTGGTACCGCGTTTTAAAACATACTTACTTGGTGTCCATGGTTTCCGCATCACTGACCAGTATCGGATCTTCGCGGTAACGATAGCTCTCTGCCAGGACGTGCTCCTTCGTTTCCTgcacatcatcgtcatcatccgacgacgaagaagagggaaGCTTCTTTTGGCCTTCATCCATGCTATCGGAATCGGATTCCGAATCATCGGAGCTTCCCGCGTACTGACAAAGCAGCGACAGGGAACTGTTTCCTGTGATATTCTGTACAGCCAATTTCtcaagctgttgctgttcgacAATCTGTTTTTCTATTGGAATCGGTGCACTAACAGGATCCACCGTTGCCGCTGTAGGTTGTTCGTCCTCGACTTCCATCGTGTGGCTTTCCTCGGGTGTTTCAGTCATCTTGATATCCCCTCCTTTTGCCTCGATGATCTCGACTTTTGTAGATTCTTTCCCTTCCGTATTGTTTGTCTCTGCTGAAGAGGTCTCCTTACTGCTTGGTGCCACTTCTGCGGGCTTAACTTCTTGCTGTTCAGTGCCAGCAGAACCAGCGGTAGCTTCCGTTTCTGCAGCAGGATCTTGCTTCACACTATGCTCACCCTCAGTGCTAGTTTCTTTTGCCTCTGCAAGAGCGGTGGTATCGTCCTTGCTTTCCTTCACAGCTTCCGCTTCCTTATTCACTTCGGGGGCAGAGATTTCCGTCTCTGAGTTCGGCTTTTCGGTATTCTGTGCTTCCCCGTTGCTGCCTTCGGTGGTCACGATGTCTGCTAaagggggctgctgctggtcgccaTTCGTATTATCAGCCACTTTTGTAATATCCTCCATTTtatttaaagaaacaaaaaaaactgccgcGTATAGAAATTATCGATGGCGCCCTAGACGCCGAAAAAGCACGTGCCATgagtttgtttacgttttgcgCGCCTTTGACAGTTCGGCAGCCGTTTCTTAGCGTTCCGAAAATAACACTTCTGGCGTGCCAAAGTTTGTACGAGACGGCTCAATTTTCTCCTAACCACGacgacacgcacaccaacgcacTTTGgaatgtgagtgtgtgtgggtttatttattttggttcctgtttttttttgctttcgtggAACGATTTGAGTCGTCAAAGCGTGTTGGCTGGAAAAGTATCTCGGCCATTATTGAAACACGGTGGAATTTTCCTCTTGTACttattcgtcgtcgttttcttcGCCCCCACCCCAATCTGCCCCGATAAGCGAGATAACGCCACTGCATTAGAAAACCTGCCAGCATCAATCGGAACAGCGAAACACGGTTTCATCGCAGGCGCACGTAGCAACACGTAGCAAGGTCGGAAAAGATGGCTGATGATGACAAAGAGCTGGTCGCTGGACGACTTCCAGCAGGTAATTATGCGTTCTGGGCGTTCCCTCCCACCGCAATTAAGTCACGGCTATCTTGggtttgatgaaaaatgtgcgTTTTATTACAGTGAAAGCTGGTGGCATGCGTATTGTGCAGCACAAAACGCCCAGCAACGACAGGCCTGCCAAGGATCCGGTCGAGGTGATCGGGCTTTCGGTGAGCATGGCGATAACTTGCCTCGAAGGGCCAACATGAACAGTGAATTGCACAAATCCCATTCTTTCCAGAATCCGGCCCCGAACGTCAACACGGGAGAGGTGGCCCAGGCGGCACCGAGCGCAAAGAGTGCCGACCATTCCGTCGAGGCGTCACAGGTGGCCCATGCCCAGAAACCTCCGGCAGCGGTACACCAAAAGCCCGTCAACCACATCCAGCAGCCCCGGAAGTAGGCTGTGGCGCACATCCCGTGCTATTATTGGGTCGACCGCTTGTTTCCGCAATGCCTTCTTCTGTCCGTGGCGCCTATCGCCATTTAACGGTTAACAAAtaacaacctttttttttattcgaaatTTTGTTTCATCCAAGGAATCGCTCCAAGCAATTCCACTCTAATTCAATCAATGATAAGATTCATATAGTTATTCTTCATAGCAAGAGGGCAGGTGGAGGGTGCGATTGGGTTGCAAGCGTGCAAGAGAGCACGATTTGCTCTCTTCCAGTGGAGGAGATTGGGTGTGTTTTTCAGGGAAGCAGGGTTTTTGTAATGTGTAATGGAACGTAAACCACTTATGAAAGATCGGGAGCCAGGCTTTTCATGTACGAGATCGTAGAATGTGTACCATGCAATATCTGAATCGTGAATAAAGTTTGGAATCTGAATGCTTTTGCCTCGCCAAACGTTATCAGAAAAGGTACCTGAAAGAAGGaaggggtgggaggagggggtCATCGCGATGCTCCATCGTCCACAAATACCATGGTCGGTGCCGCCACGATGTTACTGCGTCGCCAACATACAAATCCGGTTTCCGCTGAAATGTGTTCGTGAGTGAGGGGCTCGCTTAAACATGCGTGTCATCAGTGCCGCGAGTTGCTAGCCGCGCTcacaaacgcaaacgatcCGGAGGCTCGTCCATACCTGTTGTCAGTGCGCCGCTTCACTTGCAGCATCGTTTATCGCGGATTTCATTAATTTGGCGAAGCATCTTTCTCAAAATGGCCAACATTGCACGCCTTTTCGCTTCCCGTGTCGCCCAGCtagcccagcaacagcagcagcagcagacgaaatTGCTGCGACTCTACAGCAGCGCTGGTAAGTGATTCTAGATTAGTAACGAGGTTATGTAATGTTGAAGGTCATACTAATTCCGAGTGGCCGTACCGGTGGACCGGCCTGCTTCCTTATCCCGTGCAGCTCCCAAGGCGTACGAATTCATCAAGGCGGAACTGACgggcgagaagaagaatgtgGCCCTTATCACGCTGAACCGACCGAAGGCGCTGAATGCCCTGTGCAATGGGCTGGTGGCCGAAATTAGCGACGCCCTGGATCGGTACGAGGCGGACGATTCGATCGGAGCGATCGTGATTACGGGCAGCGAGAAGGCGTTCGCGGCCGGTGCCGACATCAAGGAGATGCAACCGAACACGTACGCCAAGTGCATCAACACCGACTTCCTGGCCAACTGGACACGAGTGGCCAAGGCACAGAAGCCCATCATTGCGGCCGTCAACGGGTACGCGCTCGGCGGTGGCTGCGAGCTGGCGATGATGTGCGACATCATCTACGCCGGTGATAAGGCCCGGTTCGGCCAGCCGGAGATTGCGCTCGGTACGATTCCCGGTGCCGGCGGTACCCAGCGTACGACCCGCTCGATGGGCAAATCGAAGGCCATGGAGATGTGCCTGACCGGGAACATGATCACGGCCGAAGAAGCGGAACGGGCGGGGCTCGTCAGCAAGGTGATTCCGGCCGATAAGCTGGTCGCGGAGGCCGTCAAGCTGGGTGAGAAGATTTCCACTTTCTCGCCGCTGATCGTTCGCCTGTGCAAGGAAGCGGTCAACACCGCGTACGAGACTTCGTTGAACGAAGGGCTGAAGTTCGAGCGGCGCCACTTCCATGCCACCTTCTCGACCAAGGACCGTCTCGAGGGTATGACGGCCTTCGTTGAGAAGCGTGCACCAAAGTTTTCCAACGAATAGAAGAGCGGAGAAACGGTGGCCATGGGCCACGACTACCAGTTGCATTTATAATGTTGTGTGGCTTAAAGCGACCGAACACTCTCCTTTGGCCGTACACACTGTTCCGTATGATACAGGATTCCATATATTTTGCGAATAAAATAGATCGAGTATAACTTGCATTTCAACCGATTCAAGGTCAATCATCATCCgaatctcttcctctctgctcTCGCCCATCACGCTATCCTGCTCACACCACCGAGCGTCTGAAACGtcaaaaggaaataaaaacataaacaaacggctcgaaacgaaaaacagtgCGCGAAGCAAGAAAGATGTCCTTCTTCGCAAAGCGGTTCACAAAAACCGTGGCAGGACAGCATTTACTGTCCGGCACAGTCCGGCAGATGAGCCTGGTGGCCAAAGTGCTCCGATACGGGGAGTTTGGGGAACCGGCCAAAGTGCTGCGACTGCAGGAGGAACCCGTGCCGGAACCGAAAGATGGGGAAGTACTGATAAGAACGCTAGGGGCCCCGATTAATCCAGCGGACATTAATACGATTCAAGGTACCCGGGCGTCTGTTGCTGCCCTAATTAATGTGATTCCTAATGAGCAAAACTCTTTCTAGGAAAGTATCCCGTTAAACCCACCTTTCCTGCGGTTGGTGGTAACGAGTGCGTCGGCGAAGTGGTCGCTATcggcgggggtggtggtggtggaggagctaGTCTAAAGGTAGGCGATCGAGTCGTCCCATTTGCTACCGGTCTCGGAACATGGCGCTCCCATGCCATCTACAGTGCAGGGCAGCTGATGAAAGTACCGGCCGGTATTGATGTTGCGGAAGCTGCAACCATCACCGTTAACCCGTGCACCGGTTATCGGATGTTGAAGGACTTTGTCTCGCTCGAAGCGGGCGATACGGTCATACAGAATGGGGCCAATTCGGCGTGCGGTCAAGCGATCATTCAACTGTGCCGAGCCTGGAACATCGAGTGTGTCGGTGTTGTGCGAGATCGGCCCGAATTTGGACAACTAAAAGACTATCTGAAAGGTCTCGGGGCGGCAGAAATTCTCACCGAGGAGGAACTCCGAACGACAAAGCTGTTCCGGGATGGAATATTCCGTAAACCGAAGCTGGCGTTGAACTGTGTGGGCGGTAAGAATGCGCTCGAGATGTCGCGTCAGCTGGATCAGGCCGGTGTGATGGTTACCTATGGTGGCATGTCCCGGGAACCGGTGACGGTACCGACGGCTTCGCTCATCTTCAAGGATCTCCGCTTTGTCGGCTTCTGGATGACGCGCTGGACCAAAGAGAATGCCGCCAGTCCGGCGCGGGCCGAGATGTTTAACGAACTGTTTGGATTGATCGATCGTGGAGCGCTGAAAGCGCCGGCACACGAGATGATTGCCTTCGACGAGTACATATCGGCCGTAACGAACGCACTCAACATCCAGGGGTTTGTCGGGAAGAAGTATATCTTTAAGTTCTAAGTAAGCTGTGGTGCCGCTGCAACCGCTATGGTTGTTGCCATGGATAGTGAATAAATacgttgttttcgttgtttaaTACTTCATACGGAGGCAAAATTACCTCAACTCCAAAGGAACATTTATAATCAAACACCTACACGTCATAAGATTCATGGATTACAGAAGGCAAAGTCTTCTAGGGATTCAGATTCCTTGTACTGAATTTCGAACGCACGCAAAAACAGTTCCTGCGCACTGCTCAGTTCATAGCGTGGATACTGGTAGCCCAGGTGGTTTATGTACTTCAGCAGCTGTGGGTACCATTCCTCCGCTAGCTTCATCTCGTGGCGTTCCAGATCGTCGTAGATTCTTGTTGAGTCAATCATACCATATCGCCTTGGATCGACACTTGGCAAACGGTGTAATATCGCATAATTATTGCTGCATGCCTCACAGTTACACTGGAACCGATACTGGCGCATCAGCTCCGTACGTCTCGTTGCACGATCCTGAAGGCAGTGATGGTTTCTGTTTTGCGGAAGAACACACACAAAGTAAATTAGTATACGGTAAAATGCCACTCTCTCAAAATTCGGTCTACCTACCCATAATTATCAAAGAGCTGACCGCCTTTGGCGATCGGTCGGATGATCAACACTCCGCAGCTTCTATCGGGCAAGGTGACCCGCGTCATATTTGGTGCGCACGAATGGTTGATCATGCTGAGCACCGGAAAGCAGGCGGACGCGAAGATGGCCGGTTCGAAATTGTTAGGTTTTATCTGGTACTTCATGTAGTACAGCGAGTGCATGTTCGTAGGGGTGGTTTGCAGATGGCGCCGCAGAAGGTCGTAGAGTAATTGTGTCTTTTTCGGATCACCGGTGCACATGGCCCCGAGTGGCGTGCGATCTAGTAGCAGCTGTCGAATGATGAGAGCAAAAAAGATACGTTGCCCCATGTCCTTACAGTCGCGCACACGCTCATTGGTGGCCAACACGTGCACGGTATTGTAGATATCGCGCTTCGTGGCCGCCGTCCAGTCCATCGCAAACGGATTAACGGTCGCTTCGTTCAACGTATCCAGGTGCTCCAGCATCTCGTCTAGGTTGTGATCGAAAAATGTTATCGCCATGGTTACGGTGCGCAATGCCATCACAgggattttcgtgaaaatacGCCACATATCGCGTATGATCGGACATTCGTAGCGATGATAGGTCAGCTGGGCCCGCGTCCGGCATTCATCCGAGCAGTACATGGCCACCGTGCAACCCTCGCAGGGCAAGAGCGTGTACAAGCGCTCCTGAAGGCAGTAATCGCACCGCATGTGCCGATAGGTATCGACTAGGATGGTGTGCGTCGGCTGCTCATGGGCCACAATATCGCCGGCTTTTAGATCGCGATTCGTTATCACGTAGCGACCGAACTGTTTGCTTTCTGCGAGCTCCAAACAGTTGGCCACTTGGGGAACCTTTCCGTTTGCTTCGTACGTTAGTGTTAGCGAGCGTATTTGCTGCGGTTTGGTAgaatctcctcctcctgtagCCTTATCCGCCAAGGCCTGCTTGGCTGCTTGTTCGCGCTTCGCGAGTTTATCCGCCAACCGTTCCGGATAATTTGCGACCCGGGCAAGCCGGATGTTCTCGAGGCATTCCTCATAACGATGGAGATCGTAGCAGACGGCCGAGCGATTGGCGTACGCGATGGCTCTCGCCTCGGATGCCGGTTCCGAGTAGCAGAGGCTCTCGTTGTACTGCTTTACGGCCTCGATGTAGCGCTTCACTTTGGGATGGAAGTAGGAATTGCCCTTCGCGCGAGCGgcatttgctttttcttcgcttttcgtATCCTCGCCCAGCTTCATGGAGTCCCTAACCCAGGCCGTGTCCCATTCTTGTTCCAACTGCTCTTCCAACTGCTTATCAATCTTACCGGTGcgcttttccccttttccgggAAGTTCTGCGCACAGTTTGCTCCACAGCGCATCAAAAAGTTCCCACGCTCCAAACTTTTCTTCTAGTCGCTCGGACATGCTTACTTTTCTGGCTATCTAGTATCGCAAAGGCTTATCCTTAACCACTAATTACTCTCAGAAATCACGAGTTGGCGgccttttgcatttttcaccATAAAAGGAGATTTTTTAACCAATACGCTGACGATCACCGAGGGGTAAGCGAATGGGTCGCTGTTGGTCCCACTTTTTATAATTTAACGGTGATCGCGTTTTCGTTCTCGTCGTTAAAATTGCCTATAAAAGCTAATAAAGGAAGAGAAATTATTTCGATAAAATTTGGCCGGCACAAGCAGGCAGAGGATGAAGGcattcgcaccgcaccgttgcCATGGTGTTTCGGTtgccaacaaacaaatcccTGCACCCGATGCGCTCGTCCTTTTTATAGTTTTGCGAAATCTGCTTCACCAGCTTTTGTTTCAGTTTAGAACTGACCTGTACCACCTGTGCGTGTTTACCGAGCCGCTGGAAACCCGTGGCCACAGTGCAGCTCCTTCTAGTGCAGAGCACGTTCGCCGTCCGAATCCAAACATGACCATCACGAATCTGCTGATTATCCTGAACCTGGGCTGCGAAATGCTGTATGTGATTGACCAACGATTGAAGGCACAGGCCATACCGTTGGATAAATCCGCACAAGGTAAGACCGGTGGGCAACCGTGCCAGGACTTCCGTTTCCAGGTGCACCGGGCAATACACGGTTTGATTGGCAGGCGGCCCCTGCCGAATCTAGAGCAATCGATAAAAGTGTGATATGGCTCTGTGTTAAAGCCACTTTTTATTAACCACGATGAGAGGAAAACTTATGCCTAAATCGATACCAGTAACGATTCCTCGTCTTAAGAACGGTAAATCCGGTTACCGATTGCATGCACGAGAGGTGCATAGTATGGTACAACTTTAACCTGCATTAAATCTATCGTCCGCGAACCGGTTGTGCCACAATCAGTGCACCACCGGTTCCAGTGGCACGCCGCGGATGGCCGAAAAGTCTAGCTTGCTGTCCACGCTCTCGTCCAGCAGCCCGATGATGGCCACGTTATCGCCCCGGATAATGTGCAGTCCGAGGACGACCTGTTCGATGCCGGTGCTCATGGAGTACACACGCTCATGCGATTCGTCCAGGATGATGTTGATCGTCTGATCAAAGCCCTTCATCGTGCCGACAAAATTCCGCCCGTCGGCCGTGATTATGGACACGGTGTGGTTCACGTACGACTCCAATCCGGACATTTCTCGCGAATTCTCTGTGGTCCGTGTGCGGGgctacaaaacacaacaaGCTATTAGCAACCGGATCCTTCCCTCTGGTGGCCCGGGAGGTGACCCTTTCTATACTCACTATCCACGGTCCTGTGCGcggcttttcctttcccgcgTTCCTTGCGTTGTCCGATGGGTCCTCAAATTTCCACAATTGCCCACGGTTTCTTAGTAGCTAAAAAGGGTCGATGGTGTCCTCCAAAAGCCGGAAAAAGGTTCCACTGTACGGAAATATTCGGCGGAATCCTGTTACAGTCCGTGACggcagtttgttttgttttttcgcgagctcagttcagttcagttcttCCAAGGAGTACCATGTTGTACCATGTAGTACACGGTTTCATCGATTCGCTCGATTCGTCGATTGCTCGACTAGTTGAAAAGTTCCCAGGCGTGCTCCTTAtcctttcttctctcgctgCGGGGTCCTCGTGGAAAATGGGCAGATAAGCGTGATAACTGATTTGCTGTATTTTTCCGTCCATTTATAGTTCTTCGCGAAATCAccgaggtgctgctggatcCAAAGTTTTTGCACTACATTTCGACCGCTTACCAGCAAAGCATGCTGACGGTGCAGCAATCGCGGATACTACTAACGGACATCGCCTGTTGCTCGCTGATGCGCCTGGACGTGAATTCGATGGACAAACTGTGGGatctgatggtgatgatattCAAGTGGCAGATGTTTCTGACCAACAAAAGTGCCCAAATGCTGCTGGACCTCTCGTTTCGCCATCTGGACGGGATTGGGCGTCTGATTCCGGAGATGCGCAAACAGATCCTCATCGACAATGTGAAGAAGTCACTTATCGAATTGTGGGATCCGTTGTGTGAAGATGAGCAAATCATAGTTCACCGCAAGGTGTACAAGTGGCTGAAACCGTACAACACCAAAATCTCCATTCTCATACGCATGGGTTTGCAAAAGTCGAACGGCGAGTTCGAGATCGAACCCAAAAACAACCTTTTCTACAACTACTACATCGATAATATAGGTGAAAACATTTACTCCAAGACAGCCAATTTAAACGCCCTGAAGGCACAAAGCGAGGCCATGAGCAGCTCAAGTGCGGATATGGTAACGGCGGGCTACGAGATTGATACGCTGGTCCAACAGCTGAACATCCAGCACAATCCCACGAACGTCGCTGAGCCAGGTTCGAACGGTACCTCAGATAGGGCTACTACCAATTCCGGCTCCATGCACAGTGCCTTGAATGAAATCGTTATGAACGAAGACTCGCGCAGCGGCGAAACTAGTCGGATTAAAGATACAATGAGTGCAACTAGTGAGAACGTGGAGGCAGTCATTCAGCGAGAAAACGGTGATGATAGGGAAAGCAATTTAGAGAAGTtgatgaaaaaaatcaatttagagaAGGAGGAATTTAAAGcaaccgacagcagcaccatcgatgCCAATGATGAGCTATTGAAGATGTTCGATTAAAAGTGTAGACTTGTAGCAAACTCTCGTGCTAGTCAGTTAGT
Proteins encoded in this region:
- the LOC126574707 gene encoding H/ACA ribonucleoprotein complex non-core subunit NAF1 yields the protein MEDITKVADNTNGDQQQPPLADIVTTEGSNGEAQNTEKPNSETEISAPEVNKEAEAVKESKDDTTALAEAKETSTEGEHSVKQDPAAETEATAGSAGTEQQEVKPAEVAPSSKETSSAETNNTEGKESTKVEIIEAKGGDIKMTETPEESHTMEVEDEQPTAATVDPVSAPIPIEKQIVEQQQLEKLAVQNITGNSSLSLLCQYAGSSDDSESDSDSMDEGQKKLPSSSSSDDDDDVQETKEHVLAESYRYREDPILVSDAETMDTNAVSSDDEEEESTAKAGPLRTKGEILLHELPPIEELTITVPEEECKPIGRIDSIVAQIVLVQSEPGVELLNLETVLFLERGKRTLGKIFDVIGQVNRPIYCVLFNSNQEVLAKNITVGMEVFCAPRTEHTSFIILSELMRMKGSDASWMNDNEPPPNMVEYSDDESERYAKKGHKKGAKAKDPSGQHVQPQQNPQQYQQQYQRSYQQPRGQFRRPTGNYRRNNYPRRPSGYSWHHNLNQSDHHRQPQQTQGSAQQSNNPTMLPNPFASVRQPPPSGPQ
- the LOC126573995 gene encoding death-associated protein 1 is translated as MADDDKELVAGRLPAVKAGGMRIVQHKTPSNDRPAKDPVEVIGLSNPAPNVNTGEVAQAAPSAKSADHSVEASQVAHAQKPPAAVHQKPVNHIQQPRK
- the LOC126577448 gene encoding probable enoyl-CoA hydratase, mitochondrial, with translation MANIARLFASRVAQLAQQQQQQQTKLLRLYSSAAPKAYEFIKAELTGEKKNVALITLNRPKALNALCNGLVAEISDALDRYEADDSIGAIVITGSEKAFAAGADIKEMQPNTYAKCINTDFLANWTRVAKAQKPIIAAVNGYALGGGCELAMMCDIIYAGDKARFGQPEIALGTIPGAGGTQRTTRSMGKSKAMEMCLTGNMITAEEAERAGLVSKVIPADKLVAEAVKLGEKISTFSPLIVRLCKEAVNTAYETSLNEGLKFERRHFHATFSTKDRLEGMTAFVEKRAPKFSNE
- the LOC126577119 gene encoding enoyl-[acyl-carrier-protein] reductase, mitochondrial, whose protein sequence is MSFFAKRFTKTVAGQHLLSGTVRQMSLVAKVLRYGEFGEPAKVLRLQEEPVPEPKDGEVLIRTLGAPINPADINTIQGKYPVKPTFPAVGGNECVGEVVAIGGGGGGGGASLKVGDRVVPFATGLGTWRSHAIYSAGQLMKVPAGIDVAEAATITVNPCTGYRMLKDFVSLEAGDTVIQNGANSACGQAIIQLCRAWNIECVGVVRDRPEFGQLKDYLKGLGAAEILTEEELRTTKLFRDGIFRKPKLALNCVGGKNALEMSRQLDQAGVMVTYGGMSREPVTVPTASLIFKDLRFVGFWMTRWTKENAASPARAEMFNELFGLIDRGALKAPAHEMIAFDEYISAVTNALNIQGFVGKKYIFKF
- the LOC126577118 gene encoding SET and MYND domain-containing protein 4, whose protein sequence is MSERLEEKFGAWELFDALWSKLCAELPGKGEKRTGKIDKQLEEQLEQEWDTAWVRDSMKLGEDTKSEEKANAARAKGNSYFHPKVKRYIEAVKQYNESLCYSEPASEARAIAYANRSAVCYDLHRYEECLENIRLARVANYPERLADKLAKREQAAKQALADKATGGGDSTKPQQIRSLTLTYEANGKVPQVANCLELAESKQFGRYVITNRDLKAGDIVAHEQPTHTILVDTYRHMRCDYCLQERLYTLLPCEGCTVAMYCSDECRTRAQLTYHRYECPIIRDMWRIFTKIPVMALRTVTMAITFFDHNLDEMLEHLDTLNEATVNPFAMDWTAATKRDIYNTVHVLATNERVRDCKDMGQRIFFALIIRQLLLDRTPLGAMCTGDPKKTQLLYDLLRRHLQTTPTNMHSLYYMKYQIKPNNFEPAIFASACFPVLSMINHSCAPNMTRVTLPDRSCGVLIIRPIAKGGQLFDNYGNHHCLQDRATRRTELMRQYRFQCNCEACSNNYAILHRLPSVDPRRYGMIDSTRIYDDLERHEMKLAEEWYPQLLKYINHLGYQYPRYELSSAQELFLRAFEIQYKESESLEDFAFCNP
- the LOC126575174 gene encoding protein OSCP1; its protein translation is MTITNLLIILNLGCEMLYVIDQRLKAQAIPLDKSAQVLREITEVLLDPKFLHYISTAYQQSMLTVQQSRILLTDIACCSLMRLDVNSMDKLWDLMVMIFKWQMFLTNKSAQMLLDLSFRHLDGIGRLIPEMRKQILIDNVKKSLIELWDPLCEDEQIIVHRKVYKWLKPYNTKISILIRMGLQKSNGEFEIEPKNNLFYNYYIDNIGENIYSKTANLNALKAQSEAMSSSSADMVTAGYEIDTLVQQLNIQHNPTNVAEPGSNGTSDRATTNSGSMHSALNEIVMNEDSRSGETSRIKDTMSATSENVEAVIQRENGDDRESNLEKLMKKINLEKEEFKATDSSTIDANDELLKMFD